In one Thermaerobacter sp. PB12/4term genomic region, the following are encoded:
- a CDS encoding MarR family winged helix-turn-helix transcriptional regulator — translation MTTNFAPPTIPMMNGWEILQHIWRLQQVVLREATPCLERHGLFRMAPFALAMVRRCGTPSGVAAAMGVPAPTASHILRRLEAEGWVTRQVDPQDLRRYRLALTPEGHEALRAARACLEEAVNRRLEGLAPAERELLARLLARLHEDLPGGSAEREGAVSGEGTEPHDP, via the coding sequence TTGACAACGAACTTCGCCCCGCCTACGATCCCCATGATGAACGGCTGGGAGATCCTTCAGCACATCTGGCGCCTGCAGCAGGTCGTCCTGCGGGAGGCCACGCCCTGCCTGGAGCGGCACGGCCTCTTCCGCATGGCGCCCTTCGCCCTGGCCATGGTGCGGCGCTGCGGCACGCCCTCCGGGGTTGCCGCGGCCATGGGCGTGCCGGCTCCGACCGCCAGCCACATCCTGCGGCGCCTGGAGGCCGAGGGATGGGTGACGCGCCAGGTCGATCCCCAGGACCTGCGGCGCTACCGGCTGGCCCTGACACCGGAGGGGCATGAGGCCCTGCGGGCGGCCCGGGCCTGCCTGGAAGAGGCCGTCAACCGGCGGCTCGAGGGCCTGGCTCCCGCAGAGCGGGAGCTGCTGGCCCGGCTGCTGGCGCGCCTGCACGAGGATCTCCCGGGAGGATCGGCGGAACGCGAAGGAGCGGTGTCCGGTGAAGGAACGGAGCCCCATGACCCGTGA
- a CDS encoding GDP-mannose 4,6-dehydratase, which translates to MRLLITGGAGFIGSHLAELALLQGADVVVLDSLTANYDPALKQANVELLRLRAARAAGAFRFVRGDVRNGELLDRLFARHRFTHVAHLAALPGVRPSLAEPRRYLEANVGGTVALFEAIRRYPGQVQRVVVASSSSVYGAQPGPWREDMAPAPLSPYAASKAAAEQYALTYQRLLGIGVTSLRFFTVYGPRQRPDMAIARFTARALAGQPIPVFGDIQSRRDYTEVGDVVRGTWAALLEPGAGYQVYNLGSGRPVSLQELIAALGRVLHRPIALDLQPPAPGDAPATWADIARARERLGYEPRISLEQGLARYVAWVRWNLPLGRGHGQPGFPAGDRFRRGLRRRGNGR; encoded by the coding sequence ATGAGGTTGCTGATCACCGGCGGGGCCGGGTTCATCGGTTCCCACCTGGCCGAGCTGGCCCTCTTGCAGGGAGCGGACGTGGTGGTGTTGGACAGCTTGACGGCCAACTACGACCCGGCCCTGAAGCAGGCCAACGTGGAGTTGCTGCGGCTGCGGGCGGCCCGGGCCGCCGGCGCCTTCCGGTTCGTCCGGGGTGACGTGCGCAACGGCGAGCTTTTGGACCGTCTCTTTGCCCGCCACCGGTTCACCCACGTGGCCCACCTGGCGGCCTTGCCGGGGGTGCGCCCCTCCCTGGCCGAGCCCCGGCGCTACCTGGAGGCCAACGTGGGCGGCACGGTGGCCCTGTTCGAGGCGATCCGGCGGTATCCGGGGCAGGTCCAGCGGGTGGTGGTGGCGTCGTCGTCGTCGGTGTACGGCGCCCAGCCCGGACCCTGGCGGGAGGACATGGCGCCGGCGCCCCTGTCGCCCTACGCGGCCTCCAAGGCGGCGGCCGAACAGTACGCCCTGACGTACCAGCGGCTGCTGGGGATCGGCGTGACCAGCCTGCGCTTCTTCACCGTGTACGGGCCGCGCCAGCGGCCGGACATGGCCATCGCCCGCTTCACCGCGCGGGCGCTGGCCGGCCAGCCGATCCCCGTCTTCGGTGACATCCAGAGTCGCCGCGATTACACCGAGGTGGGCGACGTGGTGCGCGGGACCTGGGCGGCCTTGCTGGAACCCGGCGCCGGCTACCAGGTGTACAACCTGGGCAGCGGGCGACCGGTGTCGCTGCAAGAGCTGATTGCCGCCCTGGGACGGGTCCTGCACCGGCCCATCGCCCTGGATCTGCAGCCGCCGGCGCCGGGGGACGCGCCGGCGACCTGGGCCGATATCGCCCGCGCCCGGGAGCGGCTGGGGTACGAGCCGCGGATTTCGCTGGAGCAGGGGCTGGCACGGTACGTGGCCTGGGTGCGGTGGAACCTGCCGCTGGGGCGGGGGCACGGGCAGCCAGGCTTCCCGGCCGGTGACCGCTTCCGGCGCGGCTTGCGGCGGCGGGGGAACGGGCGTTAG
- a CDS encoding MOSC domain-containing protein gives MPYAGTCVVAAVLVATEPDTFISRRVQAVEVDLGGIPGDRHHGLTRPAGSREPMYPRGTPIRNRRQLSAVSVEECAAIAAGLGLDAVLPEWLGANLLLEGLPELTRLPAGARLLFPGGAGLVCEGENRPCRHPGQVLAALHPLHPEREALPVRFVQVARGRRGIVLSVERPGRIAQGDRVRIWLPRS, from the coding sequence ATGCCCTATGCCGGAACCTGCGTGGTGGCCGCCGTCCTGGTCGCCACCGAACCGGACACCTTCATCAGCCGCCGGGTCCAGGCGGTGGAGGTCGACCTGGGCGGCATCCCCGGCGACCGCCACCACGGCCTCACCCGCCCGGCGGGCAGCCGGGAGCCCATGTACCCGCGGGGCACCCCCATCCGCAACCGGCGCCAGCTCAGCGCCGTGTCGGTGGAGGAGTGCGCCGCCATCGCCGCCGGCCTCGGTCTCGATGCGGTCCTGCCCGAATGGCTGGGCGCCAACCTGCTGCTCGAGGGCCTGCCGGAGCTGACCCGCCTGCCGGCGGGGGCCCGGCTGCTCTTTCCCGGCGGCGCGGGGCTGGTCTGCGAGGGCGAGAACCGCCCCTGCCGCCATCCGGGCCAGGTGCTGGCGGCGCTGCACCCCCTGCACCCCGAGCGGGAGGCTTTGCCCGTGCGGTTCGTCCAGGTGGCACGGGGGCGGCGGGGCATCGTCCTCTCCGTGGAGCGGCCGGGCCGCATCGCCCAGGGCGACCGGGTGCGCATCTGGCTGCCGCGAAGCTAG
- a CDS encoding lysylphosphatidylglycerol synthase transmembrane domain-containing protein → MTPMRVPALRSAARRGPVTRYGLLPLRLALLAGLVAVAARVVRPADLAALGRFLRDEPAPALAAVAAYAAAFALRAWAWQVLLPPRGRRLPFVLLWRLTLAANLVNHLAPGKLGEVARIALAVRAGLPRAEALVSVVQARGVDTAALLAVAAAALFLSPAHAAVVPAVVLGLSVPVGLAAGARLAPRLTRRWPRLAPMAAALAAVPGRRLALAWLLSALSWPLEAGILAVVARGLGAPLDPAAALTATLVAVAGQVLAITPGGLGTYEANMTLALQLYAVEPAAAFRIALATHLAKYLFAVAAGLEPAWRLAGGPGRLLGRAREAAGSRRHPTGRRQPGSAGLSGATSPAAAADRR, encoded by the coding sequence ATGACCCCCATGCGCGTTCCCGCTCTCCGCTCCGCCGCCCGGCGCGGGCCCGTCACCCGCTACGGCCTCCTGCCCCTGCGCCTGGCCTTGCTGGCCGGCCTGGTGGCCGTGGCGGCCCGGGTGGTGCGGCCCGCCGACCTGGCCGCGCTGGGCCGGTTCCTCCGGGACGAACCGGCCCCGGCCCTGGCGGCCGTGGCCGCGTACGCCGCCGCCTTTGCCCTGCGCGCCTGGGCATGGCAGGTGCTCCTGCCGCCGAGGGGCCGCCGGCTGCCCTTCGTGCTGCTCTGGCGCCTCACCCTGGCAGCCAACCTGGTCAATCACCTGGCCCCGGGCAAGCTGGGCGAGGTCGCCCGCATCGCCCTGGCGGTGCGAGCCGGCCTGCCCCGGGCGGAAGCCCTTGTGTCGGTGGTGCAGGCGCGGGGCGTGGACACGGCCGCCTTACTGGCGGTGGCGGCCGCCGCCCTGTTCCTGTCGCCCGCCCATGCGGCCGTCGTGCCGGCGGTGGTCCTGGGTCTCTCCGTCCCCGTGGGGCTGGCGGCGGGAGCCCGCCTGGCACCGCGCCTGACCCGGCGCTGGCCTCGCCTGGCACCGATGGCCGCCGCCCTGGCCGCCGTACCCGGGCGGCGGCTGGCCCTGGCGTGGCTGCTCTCGGCCCTCAGCTGGCCGCTGGAGGCGGGGATCCTGGCGGTGGTGGCCCGGGGCCTCGGCGCGCCCCTCGACCCGGCCGCCGCCCTCACCGCCACCCTGGTGGCAGTGGCGGGCCAGGTCCTGGCGATCACCCCGGGCGGCCTGGGCACCTACGAAGCGAACATGACCCTGGCGCTCCAGCTCTACGCGGTGGAACCCGCCGCCGCCTTCCGCATCGCCCTGGCCACCCACCTGGCCAAGTACCTCTTCGCGGTGGCGGCGGGCCTGGAGCCGGCCTGGCGCCTGGCCGGAGGCCCGGGCCGGCTGCTGGGTCGGGCGCGGGAAGCCGCCGGCAGCCGCCGGCACCCCACCGGCCGCCGGCAACCGGGGTCGGCCGGCCTCTCCGGCGCCACCTCCCCGGCAGCCGCGGCGGATCGGCGCTGA
- a CDS encoding 5-formyltetrahydrofolate cyclo-ligase, whose translation MKLVTKDGAWEERSFEPAAGEGKGGGRAPAGAGHPREVEPASDAGAAKAKARQQVYRRLREAGAARFPFPIEGRIPNFKGAERAAARLRELDVYRRARALKVNPDTPQLPVRAMALADGKTVYMPTPRLRGAFLRIRPEDVPRGEERRAAQLGRAAEYGRFVTLDEMTPEAAPIDLVVAGAVAVTRDGARAGKGEGYADYEYALLRELGHPELPVVTTVHPLQIVERLPVAPHDLSVDIIVTPDEVIFTRTPYPKPRGIHWEAVTPEDLEAMPVLQELRALQWERMQVPDVLAPGLGAVFVGLNPGRASATAGHHFAGPNNLFWRLLHEAGFVPRVLRPEEDGLLPRWGLGVTNVVPRATRGEADLTWDELRAGGAALREKVARFRPRLVILLGKQVYRAYAGLARTAPVEWGLQPRQTVPGVAEFAAPNPSGRSTVPYAERLRLLREARAWLAGGAGGGR comes from the coding sequence GTGAAGCTTGTGACGAAAGATGGCGCATGGGAGGAGAGGTCCTTCGAGCCGGCGGCCGGGGAGGGCAAGGGCGGCGGCAGGGCGCCGGCGGGCGCCGGGCACCCCCGGGAGGTCGAACCCGCCAGCGATGCCGGCGCCGCCAAGGCAAAAGCCCGCCAACAGGTGTACCGGCGCCTGCGGGAAGCCGGTGCGGCCCGCTTCCCCTTTCCCATCGAAGGCCGCATCCCCAACTTCAAAGGCGCCGAGCGGGCGGCGGCCCGGCTGCGGGAGCTGGACGTCTACCGCCGGGCCCGGGCTCTGAAGGTCAACCCCGACACGCCCCAGCTGCCCGTCCGGGCCATGGCCCTGGCCGACGGCAAGACCGTGTACATGCCCACGCCACGCCTCCGGGGCGCCTTCCTGCGCATCCGGCCCGAAGACGTCCCCCGCGGCGAGGAGCGGCGCGCGGCCCAGCTGGGCAGGGCCGCGGAGTACGGCCGGTTCGTCACCCTGGACGAGATGACTCCGGAGGCGGCGCCCATCGATCTGGTGGTGGCCGGCGCCGTGGCCGTCACCCGGGACGGGGCCCGGGCGGGGAAGGGGGAGGGCTATGCCGACTACGAGTACGCCCTCCTGCGGGAACTCGGGCATCCCGAACTGCCCGTGGTGACCACGGTCCACCCCCTGCAGATCGTGGAGAGGCTGCCCGTGGCACCCCACGACCTTTCGGTGGACATCATCGTCACCCCCGATGAGGTGATTTTCACCCGGACCCCCTACCCCAAACCGCGGGGCATCCACTGGGAGGCGGTGACCCCCGAGGATCTGGAGGCCATGCCCGTGTTGCAGGAACTGCGGGCGCTCCAATGGGAGCGCATGCAGGTCCCCGACGTGCTGGCCCCGGGGCTTGGGGCCGTGTTCGTCGGGCTCAACCCGGGGCGGGCCAGCGCCACCGCCGGCCACCACTTCGCCGGGCCCAACAACCTGTTCTGGCGCCTGCTGCACGAGGCGGGCTTCGTGCCGCGGGTCCTGCGGCCTGAAGAGGACGGGCTGCTGCCCCGGTGGGGGCTGGGGGTGACCAACGTGGTGCCCCGGGCCACCCGGGGGGAGGCCGATTTGACCTGGGACGAACTCCGCGCGGGCGGTGCCGCCCTGCGGGAGAAGGTGGCCCGCTTCCGGCCGCGGCTGGTGATCCTCCTTGGCAAGCAGGTCTACCGGGCCTATGCCGGGCTGGCCCGCACGGCGCCCGTGGAATGGGGCCTGCAGCCACGCCAGACGGTGCCCGGGGTGGCCGAGTTCGCCGCGCCCAACCCGTCGGGCCGCAGCACGGTGCCCTATGCCGAGCGGCTGCGGCTCTTGCGGGAGGCCCGGGCCTGGCTGGCCGGCGGAGCGGGCGGCGGGCGGTAG
- a CDS encoding MDR family MFS transporter, producing the protein MKERSPMTRETIARGEPGAGNPGRLGAESPSTVASRGAETATAPAGGAWAGPAAGGAGGAGSAAGGYLPGERRLAMIGVLLSMFLGALDQTIVATAMPRVVEELHGLDRYAWVATAYLLATVVALPVFGRLNELLPGKWVFTTAASLFLAGSALCGLSPSMDALIAFRAFQGIGGGGLFATSITTIGLLYPPRERGRVQGVFAAVFGLSSVIGPWVGGLLTDHINWRWVFYVNMPVGVVALYFLLRHMPLLPPVRRSAFDLPGAVTMALWTVPLILACSWGGSAYPWSSPVIVGLLALAAVGLGLFIAVERRSPQPLFDLTLFANPTFRWSVLALLFFGGTFLGSVMFLPLYLVQVKGFSASNSGLALTPLTFGTMAGSLLAGQLATRSGRYKPMLLLSSMGSVVLFLVFHEVLRVDTPLWQVLVLMVLLGFVFGPSMPLYGMAVQNSVSRERLGTASSATQFFRQVGSTVAVALLGTVLSGALHDGMIRHLPPAYRAATQAVQMPAEGMAGGTDLEARVRQGFEAVLADVEKALRGDGQAYARLQADPRVPAALKESLPEGGVRAQVRQQVAGLKAALAAALQGDAGARQVLLANPALPASLRQLVEHPPADPAARQAALAAAEQALDGQVDAMAAQAEEQAIAQIRRAMEQQVDQAVATVRNAFNEAVTEALRQVYLYTAAMAVMGLFCLFFLPDEELKRSYAQGEAVPAPARQ; encoded by the coding sequence GTGAAGGAACGGAGCCCCATGACCCGTGAGACCATAGCCCGCGGCGAGCCCGGGGCGGGCAACCCCGGCCGGTTGGGGGCGGAGTCGCCGTCCACGGTGGCGTCCCGCGGCGCTGAAACGGCAACAGCGCCTGCTGGCGGCGCGTGGGCAGGCCCCGCGGCCGGAGGGGCGGGTGGTGCCGGCTCGGCGGCGGGTGGCTACCTCCCGGGCGAGCGGCGGCTGGCGATGATCGGCGTGCTGCTGTCCATGTTCCTGGGCGCGCTGGACCAGACCATCGTGGCCACGGCCATGCCCCGGGTGGTGGAGGAACTCCACGGCCTGGACCGCTACGCCTGGGTGGCCACGGCCTACCTGCTGGCCACCGTGGTGGCCCTGCCCGTCTTCGGCCGGCTCAACGAGCTCTTGCCGGGCAAGTGGGTGTTCACCACGGCGGCCAGCCTGTTCCTGGCCGGTTCGGCCCTGTGCGGCCTCTCGCCCAGCATGGACGCCCTGATCGCCTTCCGCGCGTTCCAGGGCATCGGCGGCGGCGGACTCTTCGCCACGTCCATCACCACCATCGGCCTGCTCTACCCGCCGCGGGAGCGCGGCCGGGTCCAGGGCGTCTTCGCCGCCGTCTTCGGGCTGTCCAGCGTGATCGGTCCCTGGGTGGGCGGCCTTCTGACCGACCACATCAACTGGCGCTGGGTCTTCTACGTCAACATGCCCGTCGGCGTCGTGGCCCTTTACTTCCTCCTGCGGCACATGCCGCTGCTGCCGCCCGTGCGGCGGTCGGCCTTCGACCTGCCGGGCGCGGTGACCATGGCCCTGTGGACGGTGCCGCTGATCCTGGCCTGTTCCTGGGGCGGTTCGGCCTATCCGTGGAGCTCGCCGGTGATCGTGGGGCTCCTGGCGCTGGCGGCGGTGGGGCTCGGCCTGTTCATCGCGGTCGAGCGGCGCAGCCCCCAGCCGCTGTTCGACCTGACCCTGTTCGCCAACCCCACCTTCCGCTGGTCGGTGCTGGCCCTGCTCTTCTTCGGCGGCACCTTCCTGGGCAGCGTGATGTTCCTGCCCCTGTACCTGGTGCAGGTCAAGGGCTTTTCGGCCTCCAACTCGGGCCTGGCCCTTACGCCGCTGACCTTCGGCACCATGGCCGGCAGCCTGCTGGCAGGCCAGCTGGCCACCCGTTCCGGGCGCTACAAGCCCATGCTGCTGTTGAGTTCGATGGGCTCGGTGGTGCTGTTCCTGGTCTTCCACGAGGTGCTGCGGGTCGACACGCCCCTCTGGCAGGTGCTGGTGCTGATGGTCCTCCTGGGCTTCGTCTTCGGCCCGTCCATGCCCCTCTACGGCATGGCCGTGCAGAACAGCGTCTCCAGGGAGCGCCTCGGCACCGCCAGCAGTGCGACCCAGTTCTTCCGCCAGGTGGGGTCCACGGTGGCCGTGGCCTTGCTTGGCACGGTGCTCAGCGGCGCCCTCCACGACGGGATGATCCGGCACCTGCCGCCGGCCTACCGGGCGGCGACCCAGGCGGTCCAGATGCCCGCCGAGGGCATGGCGGGCGGGACGGACCTGGAAGCCCGGGTGCGCCAGGGATTCGAGGCGGTGCTGGCCGACGTGGAGAAGGCGCTGCGCGGGGACGGACAGGCCTACGCGCGGCTGCAGGCCGACCCGCGGGTGCCCGCGGCCCTCAAGGAAAGCCTGCCCGAGGGCGGCGTTCGCGCCCAGGTGCGCCAGCAGGTGGCGGGCCTCAAGGCGGCCCTGGCGGCGGCCCTCCAGGGGGACGCGGGGGCGCGGCAGGTCCTGCTGGCCAACCCGGCGCTGCCCGCCTCCCTGCGCCAGCTGGTGGAGCACCCGCCGGCCGATCCGGCGGCGCGCCAGGCGGCCCTGGCGGCGGCGGAGCAGGCGCTGGACGGCCAGGTGGACGCCATGGCGGCCCAGGCGGAAGAACAGGCCATCGCCCAGATCCGCCGGGCCATGGAGCAGCAGGTGGACCAGGCGGTGGCCACCGTCCGCAACGCCTTCAACGAAGCCGTCACCGAGGCCCTGCGCCAGGTGTACCTCTACACGGCGGCCATGGCGGTGATGGGGCTCTTCTGCCTGTTCTTCCTGCCGGATGAGGAACTGAAGCGCAGCTACGCCCAGGGGGAGGCGGTGCCGGCTCCGGCCCGGCAGTGA
- a CDS encoding ROK family protein yields the protein MTGTFHTYVSGADAAGRAGAAGNDGAAARPAVDTAAPAASPSTAGRGEEPVVAGIDLGGTKIAAGLVDRQGRVLASRTLPTDAPSGPAAAMDRIAAAVRELAEEAGRRPLAVGVGAPGPLVLPEGRFAGTPNLPGWNGFALRDQLAGRLGLPVAVNNDANAAALAEARLGAGRGAEVMVYVTVGTGIGGGLVIGGRLFSGVNGNGVEIGHTTVDPEGPACGCGNRGCWEAVAAGPALGRLATERLGPPPGRPGGRWTARQLLDAAAAGDERARAVAEEYARLLGIGLASAVNLFNPDRLVLGGGVMARYPLLAPAMEAEMRRRALPANLAAVTLVPAALGKDAGLVGAALLAWDLLDEPAPRR from the coding sequence ATGACGGGAACCTTCCATACTTACGTATCTGGAGCGGACGCAGCGGGCAGGGCCGGTGCCGCCGGCAACGACGGGGCCGCCGCCCGGCCCGCCGTGGACACCGCGGCACCCGCGGCATCCCCGTCCACCGCCGGCCGGGGCGAGGAGCCCGTGGTGGCCGGTATCGACCTGGGAGGCACCAAGATCGCGGCCGGCCTGGTCGACCGCCAGGGCAGGGTGCTGGCCAGCCGGACGCTCCCCACGGACGCGCCCTCCGGCCCGGCGGCGGCCATGGACCGCATCGCTGCCGCCGTCCGGGAGCTGGCGGAAGAGGCGGGCCGCCGGCCGCTGGCGGTGGGGGTGGGCGCGCCCGGTCCCCTGGTGCTGCCCGAAGGCCGGTTCGCCGGCACCCCCAACCTGCCCGGGTGGAACGGCTTCGCCCTGCGGGACCAGCTGGCCGGGCGCCTCGGCTTGCCCGTCGCCGTCAACAACGACGCCAACGCCGCTGCCCTGGCCGAAGCCCGGCTGGGTGCCGGCCGCGGGGCGGAGGTCATGGTGTACGTCACCGTCGGCACGGGCATCGGCGGTGGCCTGGTGATCGGCGGGCGCCTGTTCAGCGGCGTCAACGGCAACGGGGTGGAGATCGGCCATACCACCGTCGACCCCGAGGGGCCGGCCTGCGGTTGCGGCAACCGGGGCTGCTGGGAGGCCGTGGCCGCCGGGCCCGCCCTGGGGCGCCTCGCCACCGAGCGCCTCGGCCCGCCGCCGGGCCGGCCGGGCGGCCGCTGGACCGCCCGCCAGTTGCTGGACGCGGCGGCCGCGGGTGATGAACGGGCCCGGGCGGTGGCGGAGGAGTACGCCCGGCTGCTGGGGATCGGGCTGGCCAGCGCGGTGAACCTGTTCAACCCCGACCGGCTGGTGCTGGGGGGCGGGGTGATGGCCCGCTACCCGTTGCTGGCGCCGGCCATGGAGGCCGAGATGCGTCGCCGGGCCCTGCCGGCCAACCTGGCGGCGGTCACCCTGGTGCCTGCGGCCCTGGGCAAGGACGCGGGACTGGTGGGCGCGGCGCTGCTGGCCTGGGACCTGCTGGACGAACCGGCACCCCGGCGCTGA
- a CDS encoding CPBP family intramembrane glutamic endopeptidase has product MCRFLRCEKPHLGPGLTEVLSILVATAALSDLLAVLVRPHVQGTPYGVLTSWASHGPQLLIPWVWYRLRVVPAVNRQGRATAPPAAGKWRRSRSFWILLFVLGGSKFMGEAATSWGEPRPLWASAGILPIVLVLLFQGVMVGFSEEMMFRPALHLPLRFLVPGQVRAGGLVLSRAMLLTALLFGLFHGSNVLLGASLPAVVAQSVAATLVGMILGSYYDRTGDYAGVAMLHNALDGGSYLALLVVTR; this is encoded by the coding sequence TTGTGCCGTTTCCTCCGCTGCGAGAAGCCGCACCTCGGGCCAGGGCTCACGGAAGTCCTGTCGATCCTGGTCGCTACAGCCGCTCTGAGCGATCTCCTCGCCGTGCTGGTTCGTCCCCACGTCCAGGGAACGCCGTACGGTGTGCTGACCTCCTGGGCGTCCCACGGGCCCCAGTTGCTCATCCCATGGGTATGGTACCGCCTCCGGGTCGTTCCGGCCGTCAACCGGCAGGGACGCGCGACGGCGCCGCCGGCGGCAGGGAAATGGCGGCGGTCCCGGTCGTTTTGGATCCTCCTCTTCGTGCTTGGCGGCAGCAAGTTCATGGGCGAAGCGGCGACGTCCTGGGGAGAACCCCGCCCTCTTTGGGCTTCCGCCGGCATCCTGCCCATCGTGCTGGTCCTGCTCTTTCAAGGCGTGATGGTCGGTTTCAGCGAGGAAATGATGTTCCGGCCGGCCCTGCATCTCCCCCTTCGGTTCCTCGTACCCGGTCAGGTTCGGGCCGGCGGCCTCGTCCTTTCCCGGGCAATGCTCCTGACCGCCTTGCTCTTCGGGCTGTTCCACGGGTCCAACGTCCTGCTGGGCGCGAGCCTCCCGGCGGTGGTGGCCCAATCGGTTGCCGCAACGCTCGTCGGGATGATCCTGGGTTCCTACTACGACCGGACCGGCGACTATGCGGGCGTGGCCATGCTTCACAACGCGCTGGACGGGGGCTCCTATCTGGCCTTGCTCGTCGTGACCCGATAA
- a CDS encoding sodium-translocating pyrophosphatase: MNSLLWIPLAGSLLSLLTGLVFANRIVRLPVENPAVVDIGGHIQAGATAYLNRQYRTLAVVAAVLFIILAAAPGMGLTTAVWFLVGAVLSAAAGYIGMNVAVRANMRTAMAARQGLAAAFRVALQGGAVTGLMVVGLGLLGVTALVWLTGAQNNSALVGFGFGASLISVFARLGGGIYTKAADVGADLVGKVEAGIPEDDPRNPAVIADNVGDNVGDDAGMAADLFETYAVTAVAAILLGLLTPEFAGDSRFVFFPLLVGAVGIVSSIAGVLATPPAKPGGIMRALYQGALASGIIGTIGFFAVTRWLGLDMSLFYASLIGLGVTVAMIIITEYYTSANYRPVQNIAHASQTGHATNIIAGLAVGMRSTAVPALVIAVAILLAYNLAGLYGVAIAAMAMLSLTGIIVTMDAYGPITDNAGGLAEMADLEDSVREVTDQLDAVGNTTKAVTKGYAIGSAGLAALVLFASYVEELGKAGAQALTFDLGDPYVLAGLLIGGVLPFLFASMSMEAVGRAAFDVVEEVRRQFREIPGIMERKAKPDYGRAVDIVTRAALREMVVPGLIPVLGPVVVGLALGPKALGGLIVGSIITGLFIAIQMTNGGGSWDNAKKYIEMGHYGGKGTEAHAAAVTGDTVGDPYKDTAGPAINPMIKIINIVALLIAPIVASLWL, encoded by the coding sequence ATGAACAGCTTGCTCTGGATCCCGCTGGCCGGGAGCCTGCTGTCGCTCCTCACCGGACTCGTCTTTGCCAACCGCATCGTCCGGCTGCCGGTGGAAAACCCCGCCGTGGTCGACATCGGCGGCCACATCCAGGCGGGGGCGACGGCGTACCTGAACCGCCAGTACCGCACCCTGGCCGTGGTGGCCGCGGTGCTGTTCATCATCCTGGCGGCGGCGCCGGGGATGGGCCTGACGACGGCCGTCTGGTTCCTCGTCGGCGCCGTCCTGTCGGCGGCGGCGGGCTACATCGGGATGAACGTGGCGGTGCGGGCCAACATGCGCACGGCCATGGCGGCGCGCCAGGGGCTGGCGGCCGCCTTCCGCGTGGCCCTGCAGGGCGGGGCCGTCACCGGCCTGATGGTGGTCGGTCTCGGCCTGCTGGGCGTGACGGCGCTGGTGTGGCTCACCGGCGCCCAGAACAACTCGGCGCTGGTGGGCTTCGGCTTCGGCGCCAGCCTGATCTCGGTCTTCGCCCGCCTGGGCGGCGGCATCTACACCAAGGCGGCCGACGTGGGCGCCGACCTGGTGGGCAAGGTGGAGGCCGGCATCCCCGAAGACGACCCGCGCAACCCCGCGGTCATCGCCGACAACGTGGGTGACAACGTGGGCGACGACGCCGGCATGGCGGCGGACCTGTTCGAGACCTACGCCGTCACGGCGGTGGCGGCCATCCTCCTGGGCCTGCTGACCCCGGAGTTCGCCGGCGATTCCCGGTTCGTCTTCTTCCCGCTGCTGGTGGGCGCCGTGGGCATCGTGAGCTCCATCGCCGGCGTGCTGGCGACCCCGCCGGCCAAGCCGGGGGGCATCATGCGGGCCCTCTACCAGGGCGCCCTGGCCAGCGGCATCATCGGCACCATCGGCTTCTTCGCGGTGACCCGGTGGCTGGGCCTGGACATGAGCTTGTTCTATGCCTCCCTGATCGGCCTCGGCGTCACCGTGGCGATGATCATCATCACCGAGTACTACACCTCGGCCAACTACCGGCCGGTGCAGAACATCGCCCACGCCTCCCAGACCGGCCACGCGACCAACATCATCGCCGGCCTGGCCGTGGGCATGCGCTCCACGGCGGTACCGGCCCTGGTCATCGCCGTGGCCATCCTGCTGGCCTACAACCTGGCCGGGCTTTACGGCGTGGCCATCGCGGCCATGGCGATGCTGTCCCTGACGGGCATCATCGTCACCATGGACGCCTACGGCCCCATCACCGACAACGCCGGCGGCCTGGCGGAGATGGCCGACCTGGAAGACTCCGTCCGGGAGGTCACCGACCAGCTGGACGCCGTAGGCAACACCACCAAGGCGGTGACCAAGGGTTACGCCATCGGCTCGGCGGGGCTGGCCGCCCTGGTCCTCTTCGCCTCCTATGTGGAAGAACTCGGCAAGGCGGGCGCCCAGGCCCTGACCTTCGACCTGGGCGACCCCTACGTGCTGGCCGGCCTGTTGATCGGCGGCGTGCTGCCCTTCCTCTTCGCCTCCATGAGCATGGAGGCCGTGGGCCGGGCGGCCTTCGACGTGGTGGAAGAGGTACGGCGCCAGTTCCGCGAGATCCCGGGCATCATGGAGCGCAAGGCGAAGCCCGACTACGGCCGGGCGGTCGACATCGTCACCCGGGCGGCCCTGCGCGAGATGGTGGTGCCCGGCCTGATCCCCGTGCTGGGTCCCGTGGTGGTGGGCCTGGCCCTGGGTCCCAAGGCGCTGGGCGGCCTGATCGTGGGCTCGATCATCACGGGCCTGTTCATCGCCATCCAGATGACCAACGGCGGCGGCTCGTGGGACAACGCCAAGAAGTACATCGAGATGGGCCACTACGGCGGCAAGGGCACCGAGGCCCACGCGGCGGCGGTGACCGGCGACACCGTGGGCGACCCGTACAAGGACACGGCGGGGCCGGCCATCAACCCGATGATCAAGATCATCAACATCGTGGCCCTGCTGATCGCGCCCATCGTGGCGTCGCTGTGGCTGTGA